The genomic window GTGAGCAAGATTTACTGGCATTGCTGACATTAAAGAAggaccttggtttttttttttttttttttttttcccgtaATTACTGAAGTAATCCATATTGGCACTGATTTCCTTCTCACGTTAGTTTTCTGCAGTCCATCAGACCCCAAAGTTGTTTAGGGTGGCAACAGTAATATGAGTTGAATTTTTATAATGTATGAggtcaattaaaaaacaattaatggaAGGGACAGAGCCAAGGAGCAGAGAGAAACCAagattccttaaaattctttagattccttgaagagataaagataattttagcaaagttaaattcattgtaacaaacaactttgccaagaaaaccccaaatgaggaaacaaagagcttgacacaaaggaaagaaatgcacaacaagaaagatacaaagaagcACACCAAAAGCTATaattcatttcacatttttattgaatgGAGTAAAAGATAAGTTAACAGTAATTCAAGTGACATAGGAGTGAAATAGCTTGAAATCCATGGCTTTTGAAGAACTTTGAGAAATTCTAGGAAGACTATGAAAGCCACAGTCCTCatgtgtgttgttatttttttttaactgctgaaAAAGAATTGCTATGTTTTGAAATTTCATAAGCAGAATCCACTGCCAATCAGAAGGCACAATATACTTGGGAAGAGTCCTCTTCAGCTTGCAGGGTGAAAGGCAAGCCATCTACAAGTTGGTGATGCTCCTTGTCTTGCAGGGgaagtttggaaatggaaaaacaccagCCGGGGAGCCTAGTGGTGGGCTGAGAATTCCTCCTTGTTGGAATGCTCAGAGAGACGAATAGCAGCAAGAACAAAGATGAGAATCCAGTGCACAGAGAGTCATGGGAGCAGGCTTTGTTCCTGGAAGTGGGGGGCCAGGAGAAAACATGGGTCTAACAGGGGCTACAAAGGAAATATCAGGTAACTGATAAATAAGAGAACTCTGCAGAACATTGTAAAAGGCCAGAATGCCAGTACGGTATTCTAGGTAGAGTCCTACCCTGGGAATAGGGCTTTTCAGTCTGTGGTCCAGCGATCCAGGGTAGGATTGCAAAAAGTAATCCTCTTCCTTCCTGACACATCTCAGAAAGAACACAGAGGGACAATGGGTCTTGCTGCCACCACTTTGTCTCTTCAAGCAGGGGGTGTGGATCCCCAGCATCCACTGAGGTAATCCTGTCACATCCACCTCCCAGTATTGTCTCCCTGAGCTGAAGGCCTGCTCAGCAAGGACCATGTGAAGATGCCCGTCATCATCAGGGTGGGTGTCCACCGGCCAGCCTTCTCCAGCTCTTACACTCCTCAGATCCTCAGCCACAATCAGGCAAGGACTGGCTGATGCAGGATCCAACCTGATGTGCACTCTGAAGCGGTTGAGCATCTCTATCATGCCAGGGACGGGACACACTCTGAGCTCCGGGATGAGCGCCTTGGCCCTTTGGGACAACACTGACTCGCTCCTTTCCAGCAACTGCTTGACATCCCGGAGCAGATCCACATTGGCTTGGCCCTCTGCTTCCTGGAGATCTAGCATGAGGTCCTGAAGGGTTCTCATTTGCTGGGAAAGTCTGTCcttctcacttctttctttttcctcaatcCTAGCAAAAGGGCATTCCTTGAATAAGTGCAGGTTGTACATTTTGTAGTATTCTTCTGTAATCATCTTGTGCCAGTTCACAAGAGGTCCGGGACTAGCAAGAAGTTTCTTTGCTTCCTCAAAGTGCTTCTCCAAGCAACTTTGAAGGTGCTGCAGCTTCTTCCTGACATTGGGAGCAGCTTCTTCTACAGGACAGTGCCTGTGAGCCCCATGCTCTGGGGTTTGGCAACATCTGACACAGAGCAACGTCTGGTCGTCTTCACAGAAGAACTCCAAGACTTGCTGGTGAGTGGCACAGCGCCTCTGTCCTTCAGCACTCTGCAACAGCTGGGAGCTGAGCTGTTTCCCCAGTTCAGTCAGCTCTAGCAGGCGCCCATTGATACACAAAGGTGATTctctgacctgagacacttgCCTGCATTCAGGGCAAGAGAAAGCTGTAGCTGCTGAGCTTGGGAGACATGCTCGGCAAAAGCTGTGCCCACACCCGATGGTGACTGGCTCACAGAAGTACTTCCAACAGATGGGACACGTGATCTGGTTCTGCAATTGCTGCAGCATttccacagcagcagcagccattCTCCTCTCTCCACTTGCTTCTGTTCTGCAGCAGCTGAGATGAA from Sminthopsis crassicaudata isolate SCR6 chromosome 3, ASM4859323v1, whole genome shotgun sequence includes these protein-coding regions:
- the LOC141562366 gene encoding E3 ubiquitin-protein ligase TRIM58-like, whose protein sequence is MAAAAVEMLQQLQNQITCPICWKYFCEPVTIGCGHSFCRACLPSSAATAFSCPECRQVSQVRESPLCINGRLLELTELGKQLSSQLLQSAEGQRRCATHQQVLEFFCEDDQTLLCVRCCQTPEHGAHRHCPVEEAAPNVRKKLQHLQSCLEKHFEEAKKLLASPGPLVNWHKMITEEYYKMYNLHLFKECPFARIEEKERSEKDRLSQQMRTLQDLMLDLQEAEGQANVDLLRDVKQLLERSESVLSQRAKALIPELRVCPVPGMIEMLNRFRVHIRLDPASASPCLIVAEDLRSVRAGEGWPVDTHPDDDGHLHMVLAEQAFSSGRQYWEVDVTGLPQWMLGIHTPCLKRQSGGSKTHCPSVFFLRCVRKEEDYFLQSYPGSLDHRLKSPIPREQSLLP